The genome window CTGGCCAGTTCATCTCGATGCAACTATGTTCATTGTTAAGGATTAAGTCAGAAACATTGTAGAATTGGCATCAATCCAGTGAAGTGCTTGACCATTAGAGACAAAAATTGCCTGTGTGAAAAACGGGTTAAATGTTTTTCTGTAAGAGGGACATTTTGTGCAAAAAGTGGAAAAAGATGAACTGATATATCGTAATCAAAATGTAAAAGTACTAACATCTAGAGTATTATAGCTCTTGAACCTCTTGTAGAGAGCAAAACTTTACACAATGAAGATTAGGAATGACAACCTAAAAGCAGAAGCCCTGAAAATCCAACAATAGGCTGATTTGATGACTTTTCAAAGCAAAATCACCATGCTTTTGCTCATTGCAATTTTCCAATGTCCTTTAAAATTGGAATTTTCCATGCTAGAAAAGTCAGTAAATTTACAGGAAAGTACAGATATAATGATGATAACAACAATTACAGCAACATGAAAAACTACCTTCAAATAATGCACCGAGCATTCAGCAGATAACAGAGGTGGTCTCAGTCGGGGATAGCAAGGATTTTTGGTTATCTCAATCGCATATGCATAATCTAAGAAGCAATTCCCAGAAATCAGGAGAGACCACATCAATTCCATGCATATATCTCAATATAAATCAAGAAACTGCAGTAAAGTGGTAAATTAAAGAGTCTACAACAAAGCATGCTCACGAAGTGATAATTCAGCATAGGCCAGTAACAACAACTACTGCATTTAAACTGCATTCTGGCCCAGCCATCTTCCAAGCCCCGTGGACAATGAAAAAAATGACAAGGGAAAGAGTTTGTCAAAGGCTCCCCACTCCAATTTGCAAATTAAAAATACCTTAGGATTTGAAGATCTGACATGCCCAGGAACATTTTGCCagccaaaaaagaaataaattcagGGTTAGAAAGACTAACAAATGCCTTATAGAATTCAATATCTGCTACTGCTAggcaagtttgcaatgagaCATGTCATCTTATAGAACAGATAGATCTCATCTTCCTATGGATAAAGCAAGAACAACTGTGGCGAATATTGAACTAAAAATGATACATATGGAACAGATGGACCTTATCTTTCCATTGCATAAAGCAAGAACAAACCGCATACTttgacttgaaaaaaaaaagaaaagaaaaaaggtctGCTGTATATAAGTATATTGTCATCCTTTATCCATTGCAAAAGCAGCCTTTTTAGTCGCAGTCCACACATATGGGGACAATTTTTCAAAGTAATCTTCATTTCAAACGGAACAAATGCTAGTTTTGCAAATTTACTACCCTTTCCTTCAGTTATACCTACTTCAGCGTATATGTTGCAATAGTTTTTTCAATTGTAATAAAAGAGGGAGCCTAAATTATTAGCATTCGTTGAAGGACAAAAAGTATGTAAATTGCTGACCAAATAGACAGAAATGGCGACCCAAGTTGATACTAAATGGCAAGTACATAGGTATAATTAAATGCAACTGTTATTTGGAAACTACTACAGGATGCTGATTAATGAAACAATCTAGTAAATTGAACTACCAATAAATTACAATACACCAGTGAGCTCAACAATTTGAACTACCAATAACCAAAACTTTTCAAGGGAAACCACATGGAATGTAAACATACAGGCAGAAATGATACAGCAGCAAAACATGGAACCTCATGTGTATCAATCAGCTGGAAGCGGTGCAGGTATTAACGCCATCCTTGCAATCTTTTGTGAGGTCATTAAAAGTCTCAATCTGCTTCTTTGCCCTGAGGAAAACTTCTGTATCGACAGCGTTCCTCATGTAACCATCAAACTCAACAGGATTTCCATTGTTAAGTTTCATTGTGTCTTCATACCATTCACTGGTCTCATTCCACAGATCTTTGTATTCATCAAGAAAATGGGTGGCATACTTATCCTTCAAAGGGTCAAAGAAAGCTGTGTCCGGTTCATTTGTTGCAATGTAGAGGTTCCTGCCATCTTCAATTTTATCCTGCAAGGTCGAGAGAAGAGCTTCAGGGgatgtatctgcatcaagattAGGCCATAACTCCTTATTTCTAGCTTTCTCCCCTCTCTCAATGTGAACTGAGTCATAATCCCAATTTAACCTTGAAGAAATAGATGATACAATGTCCATCAACCGTCTAGACTTCCATACCAAGTGCCAAGGCCTTTGGACAACAGACTCTGTCTCACCCTCACACACCCTAAACCAGTAATTATCTGGCTCGACAGACCCAAACTTCCTCATAATTAAAGCATCCTTAACACCAACTAACTTCATTGGTGTGATTTTAAAGTCTTCCACAAGATGGAGGGTTAATCCATCCTTTTGATACCATTTTTTCCAATCTTCCCAAAACTGACCCTGATCTAGTACAGATGCTGACTCTTTCAAGTGCTCAAAATCAAAGTAAAACCTGAAGTCTTTCCCTTCCTCATCCAGACCAGATGAAGTGTATATCTTATTCAAACAAATGCTCAGATCCATTACAAGAGTCCGATTCAGATACTGAGCTTCACCCAACGCACACATGAAACTCCAAAGATAATGGTTCATGTTCTTGCACCTATCCCCACCATTGGTGTAAAGCAAGTACTTGCCACGGCTGAACGACCCCTCTGATTCAACCACAGGGAGTGTATCATTCACACTTTCGCCAACCTCAGGGAGGACAATTGTCTGTTTGGGTGCCTGTGCCATTGGCTTCTCAAATCCTTTCTgattcctcttcctcttcctcgcATTCCCACCAGAATGATAATCGCCAATTCTAACTACACTAAGCGTGCAATTCTCTGACCGAGAAACTACAAAACTCCTGTAATCTTTATAGAATGCAGCAGTCTTCCCTTCCATAGGCCTAAATCTCCATGCCATGTGGCAGGAACTATCATCATTCCCACGCACCGGTTTTCCAAACCGATAAAAATGTATATCTTTAAACTTCTCAATAGCAGCCTTCATCAGCAGATGGAATATCTCGGGGTCAGTGCAATCAACAGGTTCATCAGTTTTCCCCTCACATTCACGATCATTACTGTCTTTACTACTCTCAGTGGCTGCCTCAGGCACCGCATTCTCC of Coffea arabica cultivar ET-39 chromosome 5c, Coffea Arabica ET-39 HiFi, whole genome shotgun sequence contains these proteins:
- the LOC113690116 gene encoding uncharacterized protein, translating into MHETGEDFMAANQTAFATFINITDVENAVPEAATESSKDSNDRECEGKTDEPVDCTDPEIFHLLMKAAIEKFKDIHFYRFGKPVRGNDDSSCHMAWRFRPMEGKTAAFYKDYRSFVVSRSENCTLSVVRIGDYHSGGNARKRKRNQKGFEKPMAQAPKQTIVLPEVGESVNDTLPVVESEGSFSRGKYLLYTNGGDRCKNMNHYLWSFMCALGEAQYLNRTLVMDLSICLNKIYTSSGLDEEGKDFRFYFDFEHLKESASVLDQGQFWEDWKKWYQKDGLTLHLVEDFKITPMKLVGVKDALIMRKFGSVEPDNYWFRVCEGETESVVQRPWHLVWKSRRLMDIVSSISSRLNWDYDSVHIERGEKARNKELWPNLDADTSPEALLSTLQDKIEDGRNLYIATNEPDTAFFDPLKDKYATHFLDEYKDLWNETSEWYEDTMKLNNGNPVEFDGYMRNAVDTEVFLRAKKQIETFNDLTKDCKDGVNTCTASS